From the genome of Ptychodera flava strain L36383 chromosome 22, AS_Pfla_20210202, whole genome shotgun sequence, one region includes:
- the LOC139123261 gene encoding S-adenosylmethionine synthase-like, protein MSHHSHEEYDEGDSTFLFSSESVKAGHPDKLCDTVSDAILDAHLAQDPDAKVACECFASNGLILVGGEISSNAVVDTQSVVRNTIKEIGYDDSDKGFDYKTCNVMLCLQQQAPEISQAVHENRVLEEFGAGDQGLMFGYATDETEECMPLTVVLAHGLNRKLAESATDGSMPYLRPDGKCQVTVEYKIDKGACIPIRVHTVLLSTQHDDKVSLEKLRHDLLEKVIKEVIPPHYLDDQTIYHLNPATAFTYGGPGCDAGLTGRKIIVDTYGGWGAHGGGAFSGKDCSKVDRSAAYAARWVAKSLVKAGLCRRCLVQVAYGIGLVEPLSISVFHFGTSTRSQAELLKIVKDNFDLRPGAIIRDLDLLKPIFKATSCYGHFGRPGFSWEIPVDLKY, encoded by the exons ATAAACTGTGTGACACTGTCagtgatgccatcctggatgccCATCTCGCTCAAGATCCTGATGCTAAAGTTGCCTGTG agtgTTTTGCAAGCAATGGATTGATCTTGGTTGGAGGAGAGATTTCATCCAATGCAGTAGTAGATACTCAGTCTGTCGTGAGAAACACAATCAAAGAGATCGGCTACGATGACAGCGACAAAG GCTTTGATTACAAGACATGCAATGTGATGCTGTGCTTACAACAGCAAGCTCCAGAGATCTCCCAGGCAGTTCATGAGAACAGAGTCTTGGAAGAGTTTGGCGCCGGTGATCAGGGCTTGATGTTTGGCTATGCAACTGATGAGACAGAGGAATGCATGCCGTTGACCGTGGTCCTCGCACATGGACTGAACAGGAAGTTGGCAGAGAGTGCGACTGACGGGTCAATGCCGTATCTACGACCGGATGGCAAGTGTCAG GTTACGGTGGAGTACAAAATAGACAAAGGTGCCTGTATTCCAATCAGAGTACACACTGTCTTACTATCTACACAGCATGATGATAAAGTGTCACTGGAAAAGCTGCGACATGACCTCTTGGAGAAGGTCATCAAAGAGGTCATCCCGCCTCATTACTTGGATGATCAGACCATCTATCATTTGAATCCTGCCACAGCTTTCACATATGGTGGACCAGGG TGTGATGCAGGTTTGACTGGCAGAAAGATCATCGTAGATACCTATGGAGGTTGGGGTGCGCACGGTGGTGGTGCTTTCTCTGGTAAAGACTGCAGTAAAGTGGACAGATCTGCAGCCTACGCTGCAAGGTGGGTTGCCAAGTCTCTTGTCAAGGCTGGTCTCTGTAGAAGATGCCTGGTACAG GTAGCCTATGGCATTGGTTTAGTGGAACCATTATCAATCTCCGTGTTCCATTTTGGCACGTCCACTCGCTCACAGGCggaattgttgaaaattgtgaaagacAATTTTGATCTGCGCCCTGGTGCAATCATCAG GGATCTGGATCTGTTGAAACCAATCTTCAAGGCAACAAGTTGCTATGGTCATTTCGGAAGGCCAGGATTCTCCTGGGAGATTCCTGTCGATTTGAAGTACTAA